In the Nitrososphaerota archaeon genome, one interval contains:
- a CDS encoding DUF354 domain-containing protein, with product MKIWIDILTPKQALFFAPLAHELSKRGHKVILTSREYPEAEAVLRMLDLDAEAVGRHGGETLAGKLEASAERVLKLARYVEAAAPNVAICFASPECARVAFGLNIPLFCVNDSPHSEKVAKLTTPLATMLFTPWVIPPSIWVGYGIPRDRVVVYRALDPAAWLKRNIQPKGEPKLTQLDRSKKSVAIRLEESQAYYVNPDNLRWTTSVIDSILSEAIEANLLILGRNQMQREALKRRYGAKLIVLEEPYFGPTLLKNVDVFVGMGGTMTVEAALMGVPTISAQRIGRLYTEEYLVEQGLILKPGSPEAVAKTAREMLRDTKLRAQLEAKAKKILSRMEDPVEKIASTVEAEFSKR from the coding sequence GTGAAGATCTGGATAGACATACTCACACCTAAGCAAGCCCTATTCTTCGCACCCCTAGCACACGAACTAAGTAAAAGAGGTCATAAGGTGATTCTGACAAGTAGAGAGTATCCAGAAGCTGAAGCGGTTCTACGAATGCTCGATCTAGACGCTGAAGCGGTTGGGCGACACGGCGGTGAAACGTTAGCTGGTAAGCTAGAGGCAAGTGCTGAAAGGGTGCTAAAGCTGGCTAGATACGTTGAGGCGGCTGCTCCTAATGTAGCGATCTGTTTCGCTTCCCCAGAGTGTGCGAGGGTAGCATTCGGGTTAAATATACCGCTCTTCTGCGTAAATGACTCGCCGCACTCTGAGAAGGTTGCTAAGCTTACAACACCGCTGGCAACGATGCTCTTCACCCCTTGGGTTATCCCGCCATCTATCTGGGTGGGCTACGGCATACCAAGAGATAGAGTTGTGGTTTATCGAGCATTAGATCCAGCGGCTTGGCTTAAACGCAACATCCAGCCTAAAGGCGAACCTAAGTTAACTCAGTTAGATCGCTCCAAGAAGAGTGTTGCGATACGCTTGGAGGAGTCCCAAGCTTACTATGTAAACCCAGACAACCTAAGGTGGACCACAAGCGTAATAGATAGTATTCTTAGTGAAGCCATCGAAGCAAATCTACTCATCTTAGGGAGAAACCAGATGCAAAGAGAAGCGCTTAAGAGGAGGTACGGGGCTAAGTTGATTGTTTTAGAGGAGCCTTACTTCGGACCAACACTCCTAAAGAATGTTGATGTATTCGTAGGCATGGGCGGCACCATGACAGTAGAAGCCGCCCTAATGGGTGTGCCAACGATCTCAGCCCAACGTATAGGCAGACTATACACAGAAGAGTATCTTGTGGAGCAAGGACTCATACTGAAGCCTGGAAGCCCAGAAGCCGTAGCCAAGACCGCCAGAGAAATGCTCAGAGACACAAAGCTCAGAGCACAACTAGAAGCCAAAGCGAAAAAGATACTCAGCAGAATGGAGGACCCAGTAGAGAAGATAGCATCAACCGTAGAAGCAGAATTCAGCAAGCGATGA
- a CDS encoding Gfo/Idh/MocA family oxidoreductase translates to MKVGVIGVGGWGKNHLRVLNELGCLAAFCDIDLEKVKRYEEKYRVKGYSSVDEMLQRERLDAAVICTPTITHYEIAKKTIYSGLHTFVEKPLTLSSKEGEELLEVAEKQGVILTSGYIERFNPAVTALKEIIVSGRLGEPLLLEFHRESKWLGNVRDVGIILDTAVHDIDTARWIFNLEPKSVYARTGHIISPHEDFAAIILGFDEKKTAFIASNWVTPKRVRRLITVCTGGIVTIDFITQEVQIDDDKGTTIPRREWREPLLLEMQHFIECIIGKQKPIVTARDAINNTKIAEAALISSKHGIPIYLEL, encoded by the coding sequence GTGAAGGTAGGTGTCATAGGTGTAGGCGGCTGGGGTAAGAATCACCTAAGGGTCTTAAATGAATTAGGTTGTTTAGCCGCGTTCTGCGATATAGATCTTGAAAAGGTCAAACGGTATGAGGAGAAGTATCGTGTCAAAGGATATTCTTCTGTCGATGAGATGCTGCAGCGCGAAAGACTTGATGCTGCTGTTATATGCACACCAACAATCACCCACTACGAAATAGCCAAAAAAACCATCTACTCTGGTCTGCATACATTTGTGGAGAAGCCGCTCACCCTATCATCCAAGGAAGGCGAAGAGCTTCTTGAGGTTGCGGAGAAGCAGGGTGTGATCCTAACCTCAGGCTACATCGAGAGGTTTAACCCTGCTGTCACAGCCCTAAAGGAGATTATTGTTTCAGGTCGGTTAGGTGAGCCTCTGCTCCTCGAGTTCCATAGAGAGAGTAAGTGGTTAGGTAATGTTAGGGATGTGGGGATCATCTTGGATACTGCTGTACACGACATCGATACCGCTAGATGGATCTTTAACCTTGAGCCCAAATCCGTCTACGCTAGAACCGGGCATATAATCAGCCCGCATGAGGATTTTGCCGCCATAATACTCGGCTTCGACGAAAAGAAGACGGCGTTCATAGCCTCCAACTGGGTGACCCCGAAGAGGGTTAGGCGCCTCATCACCGTCTGCACAGGGGGCATAGTAACCATAGACTTCATAACCCAAGAGGTTCAAATAGATGATGATAAAGGCACAACCATACCTAGAAGAGAGTGGCGTGAACCTCTCCTCTTGGAGATGCAGCACTTCATAGAATGCATAATAGGGAAGCAGAAGCCAATAGTCACAGCACGCGACGCCATAAACAACACGAAGATAGCCGAAGCAGCCCTAATCTCAAGCAAACACGGCATACCAATCTACCTTGAACTGTAA
- a CDS encoding site-specific DNA-methyltransferase — MISGTVTSKFGVSRREAHDSTPFYSRKLYANLKVDEDIIEVENPIPPQILDKILCKDSRKMEEIPASSIHLMVTSPPYNVGKEYDEDLDLKAYLGLLKDVFSETYRVLVTGGRACINIANVGRKPYIPYHKFIIDAMLDVGFLMRGEVIWNKGAGAGTSTAWGSWCSPSNPTLRDTHEYILIFSKGKFSRSGEGKESTITKEEFLEYTKSVWEFPPESAERVGHPAPFPVELPYRCIQLYTFKDEVVLDPFCGVGSTCVAALKAGRHFIGFDINPEYVEKARKRVNEYLKQTKLSTFMADSATHTVPERVFSKKITKTEAKKSFITLPAGLKEELGLVSGTVKIRVKDKVFNARIDAQIRLWSPILKDYLGLEEGKLLYLSKAKDGSIIVSL, encoded by the coding sequence GTGATAAGTGGCACTGTAACAAGTAAATTTGGGGTATCGAGAAGGGAAGCTCATGACTCTACACCTTTTTATAGTAGGAAGCTTTATGCGAACCTGAAGGTGGATGAAGATATTATTGAGGTTGAGAACCCAATACCTCCTCAAATTCTTGATAAAATCTTATGTAAGGATAGCAGGAAGATGGAAGAAATACCAGCTTCAAGTATCCACCTTATGGTTACATCCCCTCCATATAACGTTGGTAAAGAGTACGATGAAGACCTAGATTTGAAGGCTTACTTAGGTCTTCTTAAAGATGTTTTCTCTGAAACTTATCGTGTGCTAGTAACGGGCGGTAGGGCTTGCATAAACATAGCTAATGTAGGTAGGAAGCCATACATCCCGTATCATAAGTTCATTATAGACGCGATGCTCGATGTAGGCTTCCTTATGAGAGGAGAGGTCATATGGAATAAAGGAGCGGGTGCTGGTACGTCTACCGCTTGGGGTAGTTGGTGCTCACCTTCAAACCCCACTTTGAGAGACACACATGAGTATATTTTGATTTTCTCTAAAGGGAAGTTCTCAAGGAGTGGCGAGGGAAAAGAGAGTACTATAACAAAAGAAGAGTTTTTGGAATACACCAAGAGCGTTTGGGAATTTCCTCCAGAATCTGCAGAAAGGGTGGGGCATCCAGCACCTTTTCCTGTAGAGCTGCCATACAGATGTATTCAGTTATATACGTTCAAGGACGAAGTTGTATTGGATCCGTTTTGTGGTGTAGGAAGTACGTGCGTTGCGGCGTTAAAAGCGGGTAGACACTTTATTGGCTTTGACATAAATCCAGAATATGTAGAAAAAGCTAGGAAAAGGGTAAATGAGTATCTAAAGCAAACTAAACTCTCCACCTTTATGGCCGATTCAGCTACACATACAGTTCCTGAACGTGTATTTAGCAAGAAGATCACGAAAACCGAAGCTAAGAAGTCCTTCATCACACTTCCTGCTGGTCTTAAAGAAGAACTAGGGTTAGTTAGTGGTACTGTCAAGATAAGAGTGAAAGATAAAGTGTTTAATGCAAGGATAGAT